CTGCGGCTGTCGCGGGAGGCGGTGCGCAAGACCCGGGCGGCAGTACTGCTCTGGCCGGAAAGCGCGGTGACGTTCTTCCTGCCGGAGGAAGCGGAGCTGCGCATCGCCGTTGAGCGACTGGTCGCGGAGACCGATACCGAGGTGGTGCTCGGCGGACCGCATCTCGACGGCGCCGATCCCGCGGCACCGCGGTTCTTCAACTCGGCGTTCGCGTTGGCCCCCGGCCTGGGGATCACAGGCCGCTATGACAAGACGCATCTGCTGCCTTTCGCCGAGTACTTCCCGCTGCGCTTCAGCGAGTTTCTGCGGCGGCGATTCGAACGGGTCCGCGTGTTCACGGCGGGCAACGACCCGCGCCTGCTGCCGACCCGGCTCGGTCCGACGGCGGTGGCGATATGTTTCGAGGCCATCTTTCCCGAACTCGTGCGGACCCGGATGGCGGCGGGCGCCGCGGTGCTGCTGAACCTGTCCAACGACGGCTGGCTTGGCGCGGGTGCGGCCCAGCACGCCGCGATGGTGACTTTGCGGGGGGTGGAGAACCGCACGTGGGTGGTGCGGGCAACGGCAACTGGTATCTCCGGCATCATCGACCCGCACGGTCGGTGGACGGTGCGCAGCGGCACGGGCACCGCGGCGATACTGGCAGCCGACGTGGTCCCGTTACACGCCGACGCGGTATACAAGCGCTACGGCGACGTCTTCGCACACGCCTGCGTGGTCGCGGTGTGCGTTGCCGCGGCGGTGGTCGCACTCCGCGACCGGCCGTCCGCCGAGGACCCGGTTTGAACACGCTCACCGCCACCGCGCCGGCGGGCACGTACGCGGCCGGCTCGCCGCTGCGGGCCGGGTGGACGTACCCCTACGACGGGCTGGGCAATCGCACGAGGGCGGGGGCGCTAGTGAGCTTCTACGACAACGCGCCGGCGCCGCAGCGGGTG
This Candidatus Binatia bacterium DNA region includes the following protein-coding sequences:
- the lnt gene encoding apolipoprotein N-acyltransferase, whose protein sequence is MAVTCALVLVSAVAHALAFPPWNFTAVAWVALVPLLIALRALRPGTAALAGLLWGSAAIWGVAYWVPGAIAFYYEQPWWFGVLFGVVGCIVLWGSYYAAFAALTAWLIPRTRGLMRAGTIAAAWIACELARAKLLTGEPWMLLGYALVPHLRLIQIADLGGVYALSALVLFVNVSVTAVLLDGRGAAGTAAVATALLVAALAYGTIRLSTDFHTAPPVRVAVVQGNNDLGAQWNAEHYGRGLDTYLRLSREAVRKTRAAVLLWPESAVTFFLPEEAELRIAVERLVAETDTEVVLGGPHLDGADPAAPRFFNSAFALAPGLGITGRYDKTHLLPFAEYFPLRFSEFLRRRFERVRVFTAGNDPRLLPTRLGPTAVAICFEAIFPELVRTRMAAGAAVLLNLSNDGWLGAGAAQHAAMVTLRGVENRTWVVRATATGISGIIDPHGRWTVRSGTGTAAILAADVVPLHADAVYKRYGDVFAHACVVAVCVAAAVVALRDRPSAEDPV